The stretch of DNA TTCATTTCCAAGGCAATAAAAGCAGAGTCCATTTACTAAAAACACAATGGAACATAAAATAACAACATACTGACAGAAAGCTGAGTGGATTTTGTCAGAAAGGCAaggatttatttaaaaggaaatgttttttacagaaaaaagaaatacttttataatCTTGATCAACTATTTCACCTAGATTTTCATTGTAACATACCTATGTTACACCTATGCAGTACAAACGTACATATGCAATGTATCAGTGTCTTCATTCACGTATCATGTCAATGTATTTCCTATGTATGCTAATATATACAAAACAATCCAGAGTCCTGAACACCTCCATCTGCTGACAaaatttttaaaccaaaagaaatattttttcagccaCTGTGACCGAGCTTTGCAGGAGCAAAATTTGAGTGTCAACATCCAAAACTTGAGTTTCAACTATATGGCCAAATCCAAAGCCCAGCAAAGACAATCTGACTCATTTACTTACTGGCTGGGTGCATCAGTCTCTTCGATCAAAGTTTTATCAGCACATGCCTCGATTGATTTTTCTTGCAGGAGTAAATCTGACGGTCCATGAGTACAATTACTCATATAGCGAGAGTCTTAGAAGGAGGATATATACATTATAAAAATCCAGTTGACTAGCAGTttagagagaaattaatttcaaattctgTATTAGAAATGTGACCTTTACTTGCTCTGCTAACAAGCACCATAGACAAAGGATGGTTTAagccttaaaatatttatttgaaaaagtcTGTAGTGTGTAAACGTTTCCATTTCCCAATCTAATCCTTAGAGTGAAATATTCGTATCTGAACGGTATTCACCTCTTCAGCTAAGTAGATCAGTCATGATGTAAAAGGCATCCTGCAGCTCTTTTTCACGCATGCTGGGTTTGAGATTTGTAGGTCTGGAGTACTAAATTCAGAGCTATTTCTATTGGCAGTGTTGCACAAACTGAACAAAGCGAAAGAGTGCAAGAGCACTTCTCTGGCTTTTGATGTTTCTATATTCCACTCCTGGGATATCTGAAAGCTTATCTGATTCAGGTTATTCCTTATCAAACTGCAAGTGAGGAGGTTTGTTACAGAACCACACCTGGtcaagttttcttcaaaaaactCTTTATAGAGCTCTGTCACTTTTGTTTCCATGTACTTGTTGAGCATGGAGTTTGAGAGAGGCTCCTCACACAGCATGATACTCCTTTCTCCAGCTTCATCTCCAGACAGGGACTTTATACTTGACTTTTTGGGATGCTCACAAAGAAGGGACTGACCCAGAGGAATATCTACAGACAGTAAAACAGGGCCATCAAGAAGTTCATCACAGACGTGGTCCAAAACACAACCTGAATCACACATATGGTCCCCCACACGATCTCCCCCAATATGTAAGTCAGGATAGTTTTGATAAATGCTGTTGCATGACCAGGATCTATACAAATCCATCTGTTCggtattttgttctcttttgggGATATGTAAAGCTGGTGATACGGTTCCTTTAACAAACGTTTTCTGATCTTTTGCAGGTACCTCTTTTACAGCTCTCCATTGAGGACTGCTCCTGTGTTCCTTTTTCCTACTTTTAGCAGAGATCTCATCCTGCTTCACATTTTCATCAGCAAAGCCTTTAATTTTTGGGTTGTCTACGAGTTTCTGTCTCCAGATTCCCTCTTTATCCTTTTTGGATGCATGAGATTTGTGAGGCTTATCTTGATGACAGCTTTCTTTATATATGAGACTAGTTAAGATGCCTTCTGCCAACATGACGACAAGTGTGAGTAACAGTCTAATCACCAGAGTTCCATGTAGTCCTGTGAGTGAAAGAAAGACAGGCAGAAGACCTCAAACTTATTTGGACaaagaggaataataataataaaaaaaaaagaacaaagaacaatGCACTTTTCATGAAGactgtgattttttctttttctctagaatatttatttttagtaaacaGTAAGCTGCATGCTTTTCTACAATTTTAACCTCTATACGATGTCAACAAAAGTCATTCTGAAGATATAGGAAGGGCATTAACCAGGGTCTTCACCTGTAATATCACTTCTGTTCCTAGGTATCTCTTCCGCGTTGTGGCTAGTTAAGATAGATCATACTTAAGAACTAGAGaaatcatcaaaattattttacttgacTATATCACTACCATCAGTTGCAAACCAGCTTTTTCCATTGAAAGACATCAATTTCTAACAGCTAAAGAGGTGACGTAGGAAGGAAATCAAGATCAAATTCAGACATAGAGGTTGCTACTGAATTGGCCTGAGCCCTCCTGCGAGGTGCCAAGGAGCTTCAAAAGATGCTGCTGGTTCTTTGGGACTGCATCCAAAATGCAGTTCACATATGCAAATGCTTTTAGAGTCCCTCTTAATGATGATTTTAAAAGATATAAATAGTTAATTTGCCTTCCCCAATAGTGAAGTGATGAATAGTTTGTGTGTCTATAGGCTCCATGGTTTTACTAAATGCACATGAATAATGAAAAGCTAGCAATATGTCTCAAAATAATCTACTACGTTTAATGattctctctcattctttttcAATTCACCTACTGTTAAAATCAAGGGGCATCTTTCCATTTAGAGCCGTCTGACCTAAACTCACTAAGGAAAAGATCATCACCACTCCTCTTACGGAGGAATG from Chroicocephalus ridibundus chromosome 9, bChrRid1.1, whole genome shotgun sequence encodes:
- the LOC134520452 gene encoding TLR adapter interacting with SLC15A4 on the lysosome-like yields the protein MLAEGILTSLIYKESCHQDKPHKSHASKKDKEGIWRQKLVDNPKIKGFADENVKQDEISAKSRKKEHRSSPQWRAVKEVPAKDQKTFVKGTVSPALHIPKREQNTEQMDLYRSWSCNSIYQNYPDLHIGGDRVGDHMCDSGCVLDHVCDELLDGPVLLSVDIPLGQSLLCEHPKKSSIKSLSGDEAGERSIMLCEEPLSNSMLNKYMETKVTELYKEFFEENLTRCGSVTNLLTCSLIRNNLNQISFQISQEWNIETSKAREVLLHSFALFSLCNTANRNSSEFSTPDLQISNPACVKKSCRMPFTS